Proteins co-encoded in one Prunus persica cultivar Lovell chromosome G6, Prunus_persica_NCBIv2, whole genome shotgun sequence genomic window:
- the LOC18775413 gene encoding carboxy-terminal domain RNA polymerase II polypeptide A small phosphatase 1 isoform X1: MAPIGQAAEVYVPRSIQLWRAFINWMGFYFQILLQILRDTPCVPHLLSFIGPSSPSFRPLPVVELPLNDLSSPAQVENGVINGPRHIEKLTVVLDLDETLVCAYETCTLPAIVRTQATEAGLKWFEIECVSSDKEPDGKPKVNHVTVFERPGLREFLKQVYEFADLVLFTAGVEDYARPLVDRIDVENLFKLRLYRPSTVSTECREHVKDLSCLSKDLCRTVIVDNNPFSFLLQPLNGIPCVPFSAGQPNDDQLLEVLLPHLKQLSLQKDVRPVLYERFHMPEWFQMHGFPVSVLTA, from the exons ATGGCGCCGATTGGCCAGGCTGCCGAAGTGTACGTGCCGAGGAGCATTCAACTATGGCGAGCTTTCATCAACTGGATGGGCTTCTATTTCCAGATCCTTCTTCAGATCCTGAGAGACACGCCTTGCGTTCCTCACCTGCTGTCGTTCATAGGCCCCTCTTCACCTTCTTTCAGACCCTTGCCTGTCGTCGAACTCCCTCTCAACGACTTGTCGTCCCCTGCCCAAGTTGAAAACGGTGTCATAAATGGTCCCCGCCACATTGAAAAGCTCACG GTAGTTCTTGACTTGGATGAGACTCTAGTATGTGCTTATGAAACATGTACCTTGCCTGCAATTGTTCGAACTCAAGCGACGGAAGCTGGGCTCAAGTGGTTTGAGATAGAATGTGTATCTTCTGACAAG GAGCCAGATGGGAAACCAAAAGTCAATCATGTGACAGTGTTTGAACGTCCTGGTTTGCGAGAGTTCTTGAAACAGGTTTATGAATTTGCTGATCTTGTACTATTCACTGCTGGTGTTGAAG ACTATGCTAGACCACTTGTTGACAGAATTGATGTGGAGAATCTATTTAAGCTTCGTCTTTATCGGCCTTCTACTGTTAGCAC GGAATGCCGGGAACATGTGAAAGATCTATCTTGTTTGTCAAAAGATCTCTGTCGAACTGTGATTGTTGACAACAACCCATTCAGTTTTTTGCTGCAACCGCTGAATGGAATTCCATGTGTTCCATTTTCTGCTGGACAACCAAACGATGATCAg CTTTTGGAGGTCCTGCTTCCTCACCTCAAGCAGCTCTCCCTGCAAAAAGATGTGAGGCCTGTGCTTTATGAGAGATTCCACATGCCTGAATGGTTTCAAATGCATGGATTTCCTGTTTCCGTTTTGACAGCATGA
- the LOC18775413 gene encoding probable C-terminal domain small phosphatase isoform X2, with protein MAPIGQAAEVYVPRSIQLWRAFINWMGFYFQILLQILRDTPCVPHLLSFIGPSSPSFRPLPVVELPLNDLSSPAQVENGVINGPRHIEKLTVVLDLDETLVCAYETCTLPAIVRTQATEAGLKWFEIECVSSDKEPDGKPKVNHVTVFERPGLREFLKQVYEFADLVLFTAGVEDYARPLVDRIDVENLFKLRLYRPSTVSTECREHVKDLSCLSKDLCRTVIVDNNPFSFLLQPLNGIPCVPFSAGQPNDDQIV; from the exons ATGGCGCCGATTGGCCAGGCTGCCGAAGTGTACGTGCCGAGGAGCATTCAACTATGGCGAGCTTTCATCAACTGGATGGGCTTCTATTTCCAGATCCTTCTTCAGATCCTGAGAGACACGCCTTGCGTTCCTCACCTGCTGTCGTTCATAGGCCCCTCTTCACCTTCTTTCAGACCCTTGCCTGTCGTCGAACTCCCTCTCAACGACTTGTCGTCCCCTGCCCAAGTTGAAAACGGTGTCATAAATGGTCCCCGCCACATTGAAAAGCTCACG GTAGTTCTTGACTTGGATGAGACTCTAGTATGTGCTTATGAAACATGTACCTTGCCTGCAATTGTTCGAACTCAAGCGACGGAAGCTGGGCTCAAGTGGTTTGAGATAGAATGTGTATCTTCTGACAAG GAGCCAGATGGGAAACCAAAAGTCAATCATGTGACAGTGTTTGAACGTCCTGGTTTGCGAGAGTTCTTGAAACAGGTTTATGAATTTGCTGATCTTGTACTATTCACTGCTGGTGTTGAAG ACTATGCTAGACCACTTGTTGACAGAATTGATGTGGAGAATCTATTTAAGCTTCGTCTTTATCGGCCTTCTACTGTTAGCAC GGAATGCCGGGAACATGTGAAAGATCTATCTTGTTTGTCAAAAGATCTCTGTCGAACTGTGATTGTTGACAACAACCCATTCAGTTTTTTGCTGCAACCGCTGAATGGAATTCCATGTGTTCCATTTTCTGCTGGACAACCAAACGATGATCAg ATTGTGTAG
- the LOC18772603 gene encoding dnaJ homolog subfamily B member 13, whose amino-acid sequence MGVDYYKVLQVERSAKDDDLKKAYRKLAMKWHPDKNPNNKKAAEAKFKQISEAYDVLSDPQKRAVYDQYGEEGLKGGVPPPDSSWSGGQGQGQDGGPTMFRFNTRSPDDIFSEFFGFSGFGGMPDMGGSRAGGSRAGGNPFPRSMFGEDIFAQFRGGAEASGNVPRKSAPIERTLPCTLEDLYKGTTKKMKISRDVPDASGRTTTVEEILTIEIKPGWKKGTKITFPEKGNEQRGIIPADLVFIIDEKPHSLFKRDGNDLIVTQKISLAEALTGHTAQLTTLDGRSLTVPINSIISPTYEEVVKGEGMPIPKEPSKRGNLKIKFNIKFPTKLTSEQKTGIKRLLTSS is encoded by the exons aTGGGCGTCGATTACTACAAGGTTCTTCAGGTAGAACGAAGTGCCAAAGACGATGACTTGAAGAAAGCGTACCGAAAGCTCGCCATGAAGTGGCACCCTGACAAAAACCCTAACAACAAGAAAGCCGCCGAGGCCAAATTCAAGCAAATCTCTGAAGCCTACGAC GTTTTGAGTGATCCCCAAAAGCGAGCGGTGTACGATCAATATGGTGAGGAGGGTTTGAAGGGAGGGGTGCCGCCTCCTGATTCGTCCTGGTCGGGCGGGCAAGGCCAAGGCCAAGATGGCGGTCCGACGATGTTCCGGTTCAACACCAGGAGCCCCGATGATATTTTctctgaattttttgggttttcggGTTTCGGGGGAATGCCCGATATGGGCGGTTCACGGGCAGGCGGGTCTCGGGCTGGTGGGAACCCATTCCCGAGGAGTATGTTTGGGGAAGACATATTCGCGCAATTTAGAGGTGGAGCAGAGGCCTCAGGGAATGTGCCCAGGAAATCTGCACCGATAGAGAGGACATTGCCTTGTACTTTGGAGGACTTATACAAGGGCACCACCAAAAAGATGAAGATTTCTAGGGATGTTCCCGATGCTAGTGG GAGAACTACCACAGTGGAGGAAATTCTAACAATTGAGATCAAGCCAGGTTGGAAGAAAGGCACAAAAATCACTTTTCCAGAGAAAGGGAATGAACAGAGAGGAATTATACCAGCAGACCTTGTCTTTATCATTGATGAGAAGCCTCATAGTCTTTTCAAGAGGGATGGGAATGATCTTATTGTCACTCAGAAGATATCTCTTGCGGAAGCTCTGACAGGTCACACTGCACAGCTGACAACACTTGACGGGAGAAGTCTGACAGTTCCCATCAATTCTATTATCAGTCCCACATATGAAGAAGTGGTCAAAGGGGAGGGGATGCCTATCCCGAAGGAACCTTCCAAAAGGGGAAACTTGAAAATCAAGTTTAACATCAAGTTCCCTACCAAGCTTACCTCAGAGCAGAAAACTGGCATCAAACGGTTATTAACATCTTCATAG
- the LOC18772448 gene encoding dnaJ homolog subfamily B member 1, whose amino-acid sequence MGADYYKILQVPRNASEVDLKEAAEAKFNQLCQAYDVLSDPRKRAVYDQYGEEGLSGGSRPGGSRSPEDIFAEFFGGRGGGMGQSRDDGFRDPDDVFSDFFGQRVNMGESRAGGSRSRSPEIRSMNGENIFESLIAAAEGNGRQRKAAAIKRTLPCSLEELYMGNTRKIKISKDVVGASGRRSTVEEVVNIEIKPGWKKDTKITFPEKGHDVERGVIPADIIFIIEEKPHSFFKRDGDDLVVTQNISLADALTGHTALMTTLDGRNLRVSIDSIIGPTHEEVVKGEGMPIQKEQGKKGNLILKFNIRIPKLTSEQKTSIKQLLTSL is encoded by the exons ATGGGCGCCGATTACTATAAGATTCTTCAAGTACCACGAAACGCCAGTGAAGTTGACTTGAAGGAAGCTGCCGAGGCCAAATTCAACCAACTCTGCCAAGCCTACGAC GTTTTGAGCGATCCTCGAAAGCGAGCAGTGTACGATCAGTACGGCGAGGAGGGTTTGAGTGGAGGGTCAAGGCCGGGCGGGTCTCGGAGCCCAGAAGATATATTCGCGGAGTTTTTTGGAGGGAGAGGCGGCGGCATGGGCCAGTCACGGGATGACGGGTTTCGGGACCCGGACGATGTGTTCTCCGACTTTTTTGGACAGAGGGTTAACATGGGCGAGTCACGGGCCGGTGGTTCTCGGTCTCGGAGCCCCGAAATCAGGAGTATGAATGGCGAAAATATATTCGAGTCGCTTATAGCCGCAGCGGAGGGCAATGGTCGGCAGAGGAAAGCAGCGGCGATAAAGAGGACATTGCCTTGCAGCTTGGAGGAGTTGTACATGGGCAACACCAGAAAGATAAAGATTTCTAAGGATGTTGTTGGTGCTAGTGG aagaagaagcacagtGGAGGAAGTTGTAAATATTGAGATCAAGCCTGGTTGGAAAAAGGACACCAAAATCACTTTCCCAGAGAAAGGGCATGATGTAGAGCGAGGTGTTATACCAGCCGACATCATCTTTATCATTGAGGAGAAGCCTCATAGTTTTTTCAAGAGGGATGGGGATGATCTCGTTGTCACTCAGAACATTTCTCTTGCGGACGCTCTGACAGGACACACAGCGCTGATGACAACGCTTGACGGGAGAAATCTGCGGGTCTCCATTGATTCGATCATCGGTCCCACCCACGAAGAAGTGGTTAAAGGGGAAGGAATGCCTATCCAGAAGGAACAAGGCAAAAAGGGTAACTTGATTCTCAAGTTTAACATCAGGATCCCCAAGCTTACCTCAGAGCAGAAAACTAGCATCAAACAATTGTTAACATCTTTGTAA
- the LOC18772506 gene encoding protein psi1, producing MEGSGVFGSRSHEDLFSSAFEWNCNAGASRAGGSRRPDNDSVFSFGDKTFVQRGGDRPRKAVAIEKTLPCTLEDLYNGTTKKMKISRDVVGASGRKSTVEEVLTIVIKPGWKQGTKITYPEKGHDVEQGVIPADIIFTIEEKPHDFFKRRGDDLTVTLNISLAEALTGHTAQLATLDGRNLRVSIDSVISITHEEVVKGEGMPIQKGRGRKGNLILKFNIKIPKLTSEQKAGIRQLLTSS from the exons aTGGAGGGATCAGGGGTTTTCGGATCACGCAGCCATGAAGATCTATTCTCGTCGGCTTTCGAATGGAATTGCAACGCAGGGGCGTCACGGGCTGGCGGGTCTCGGAGACCGGACAATGACAGCGTGTTCAGCTTCGGCGACAAGACTTTTGTGCAGAGGGGAGGAGATAGGCCTAGGAAAGCTGTGGCCATAGAGAAGACATTGCCCTGCACTCTGGAGGACTTGTACAATGGCACCACCAAAAAGATGAAGATTTCTAGGGATGTTGTTGGTGCTAGTGG AAGAAAAAGCACAGTGGAGGAAGTTCTAACAATTGTGATCAAGCCCGGTTGGAAACAGGGCACCAAAATCACTTACCCAGAGAAAGGTCATGATGTGGAGCAAGGTGTTATACCAGCCGACATCATATTTACCATTGAAGAGAAGCCTCATGATTTTTTCAAGAGGCGTGGGGACGATCTCACCGTCACTCTGAACATATCCCTTGCGGAAGCTCTGACGGGTCACACGGCGCAGCTGGCAACCCTTGATGGGAGAAATCTGAGGGTCTCTATCGATTCAGTTATCAGTATCACCCATGAAGAAGTGGTTAAAGGGGAAGGGATGCCTATCCAGAAGGGACGAGGCAGAAAGGGTAACTTGATTCTCAAGTTTAACATCAAGATCCCCAAGCTTACCTCAGAGCAGAAAGCTGGCATCAGACAGCTATTAACATCTTCATAA
- the LOC18772751 gene encoding PHD finger protein ALFIN-LIKE 1 has translation MEMASSPRNVEEIFKDYSARRTAVVRALTYDVDEFYGLCDPDKENLCLYGHPNETWEVTLPAEEVPPELPEPALGINFARDGMNRKDWLSLVAVHSDSWLLSVAFYFGARLNRNERKRLFSLINDLPTVFEVVTERKPVKEKPSVDSGSKSRGSTKRSSDGIVKSNPKLPDESFEEEDDEHSETLCGSCGGNYNADEFWIGCDICERWFHGKCVKITPAKAENIKQYKCPSCSLKRGRQ, from the exons ATGGAAATGGCCTCGAGTCCGCGAAACGTGGAGGAGATCTTCAAAGATTACAGTGCTCGGAGAACTGCTGTTGTCCGTGCTTTAACTTACG ATGTCGATGAATTCTACGGACTCTGCGATCCAG ATAAGGAGAATTTATGTCTGTATGGGCATCCAAATGAAACCTGGGAAGTGACACTTCCGGCGGAAGAAGTCCCACCCGAGCTTCCTGAGCCAGCACTTGGGATCAATTTTGCAAGAGATGGTATGAACCGCAAGGACTGGCTTTCTCTGGTTGCTGTTCACAGTGATTCTTGGCTGCTTTCTGTGGCTTTCTATTTTGGAGCACGCCTTAACCGCAATGAGAG GAAACGCCTCTTTAGTTTGATCAATGATCTGCCTACTGTCTTTGAAGTTGTGACGGAAAGGAAACCCGTTAAAGAAAAGCCCAGTGTGGATAGTGGAAGCAAATCTCGAGGCAGCACAAAG AGATCCAGCGATGGAATTGTGAAAAGCAATCCTAAGCTTCCAGACGAGAGTTTCgaggaggaggatgatgaACATAGTGAAACTCTCTGTGGGAGCTGCGGCGGGAATTACAACGCAGATGAATTTTGGATCGGCTGTGACATCTGTGAGAGATGGTTCCATGGAAAATGCGTGAAGATAACACCTGCTAAGGCTGAGAACATCAAGCAATACAAATGCCCATCTTGCAGCTTGAAAAGGGGCAGGCAGTAG
- the LOC18775465 gene encoding probable 2-oxoglutarate-dependent dioxygenase JRG21: MNCLQSWPEPIVRVQSLAESGITAIPDLYIKPPTKRPSLLPANCNQAEVEVNIPVIDLQNLLSQEESLRETTLRSISSACREWGFFQVVNHGVSEELMKRARDTWREFFGLPLDVKQEYSNKPSTYEGYGSRLGVEKGAILDWSDYYFLHYMPASLRNHSKWPALPSSCRKLIEEYSEATVRLCGTLMKLLSQNLGLEEDQLLNAFGGEENIGACLRVNFYPKCPQPDLTLGLSEHSDPGGLTLLLPDENVAGLQVRKGQNWVTVKPVPNAFIVNIGDQMQVLSNAIYKSVEHRVIVNSVKDRVSLALFYNPKSDLLIQPAKKLVTKDRPALYAPMTFDQYRLFIRTKGPCGKAQVESLKSYE; this comes from the exons atgaattgCTTGCAGTCTTGGCCTGAGCCTATCGTTCGAGTCCAGTCCTTGGCAGAAAGCGGCATAACAGCCATCCCGGACCTCTACATCAAACCCCCCACCAAACGACCCTCACTTCTTCCCGCAAACTGCAACCAAGCTGAAGTGGAAGTCAACATCCCGGTCATTGACCTCCAGAACCTGCTCAGCCAGGAGGAGAGCCTGCGCGAAACGACGCTGCGTTCGATCTCGAGCGCCTGCAGGGAGTGGGGGTTTTTTCAGGTGGTGAACCACGGGGTGAGCGAGGAGCTGATGAAACGGGCGAGGGACACATGGCGCGAGTTTTTCGGGCTGCCGCTGGATGTGAAGCAGGAGTATTCGAACAAGCCGAGTACGTACGAAGGGTACGGGAGTCGGCTGGGGGTTGAGAAGGGGGCTATTTTGGACTGGAGCGACTATTACTTTCTCCATTATATGCCCGCCTCCCTCAGAAACCATAGCAAGTGGCCTGCCCTCCCATCTTCATGCag GAAACTGATTGAAGAATACAGTGAGGCAACTGTAAGACTATGTGGAACACTGATGAAGCTCCTGTCACAAAACCTTGGGCTAGAGGAAGACCAGCTTCTCAACGCatttggaggagaagaaaacaTTGGGGCATGTTTGAGGGTCAACTTCTACCCAAAATGCCCCCAGCCAGACCTAACCCTTGGCCTCTCAGAACACTCTGACCCAGGTGGCTTGACCCTTCTTTTGCCTGATGAAAATGTGGCTGGGCTTCAAGTGCGCAAAGGGCAGAATTGGGTTACAGTGAAACCAGTTCCAAATGCCTTCATTGTGAACATTGGAGACCAAATGCAGGTGCTGAGCAATGCAATTTACAAGAGCGTGGAGCACAGAGTGATTGTAAATTCAGTCAAAGACAGGGTCTCTTTGGCCTTGTTTTATAACCCAAAGAGTGATTTGTTGATCCAACCTGCCAAGAAGCTTGTCACAAAGGACCGTCCTGCCCTTTATGCACCCATGACATTTGATCAGTATCGACTTTTCATTAGGACGAAGGGGCCTTGTGGCAAGGCACAAGTTGAATCGTTAAAATCCtatgaataa
- the LOC18773891 gene encoding calcium-dependent protein kinase 13, translated as MGNCCRSPAAVAREDVKSNFSGHDHGRRDSSAGKKAPTTVLTGVPKENIEEKYLVDRELGRGEFGVTYLCIDRHSRELLACKSISKRKLRTAVDIEDVRREVAIMKHLPKNSSIVSLKEACEDENAVHLVMELCEGGELFDRIVARGHYTERAAAAVTRTIVEVVQLCHKHGVIHRDLKPENFLFANKKENSPLKAIDFGLSIFFKPGERFSEIVGSPYYMAPEVLKRNYGPEIDIWSAGVILYILLCGVPPFWAESEQGVAQAILRGLIDFKRDPWPNISESAKSLVRQMLEPDPKLRLTAKQVLEHPWLQNAKKAPNIPLGDVVKSRLKQFSMMNRFKRKALRVIADFFSIDEVEDIKEMFKKIDTDNDGIVSIEELKSGLRNFGSQLAESEVQLLIEAVDTNGKGTLDYGEFIAVSLHLQRMANDEHLHKAFSYFDKNSNGYIEPDELRDALMEDGADDCTDVANDIFQEVDTDKDGLISYDEFVAMMKTGTDWRKASRHYSRGRFNSLSIKLMKDGSINLGNE; from the exons ATGGGCAATTGTTGCAGATCTCCGGCCGCCGTCGCCAGGGAGGACGTGAAATCGAACTTTTCCGGCCACGATCACGGCCGGAGGGACTCCAGCGCCGGGAAGAAGGCTCCGACGACAGTGTTGACCGGCGTGCCCAAGGAGAACATCGAGGAGAAGTACTTGGTGGATCGAGAGCTCGGCCGCGGCGAGTTTGGCGTCACGTACCTCTGTATCGACCGCCACAGTCGTGAGCTCTTGGCCTGCAAGAGCATTTCGAAGCGGAAGCTCAGGACCGCAGTGGACATCGAGGATGTGAGGCGCGAAGTGGCGATTATGAAGCATTTGCCGAAGAATTCGAGCATCGTGAGCTTGAAGGAGGCTTGTGAGGACGAAAATGCCGTGCATTTGGTGATGGAGTTGTGCGAGGGCGGTGAGCTCTTCGATCGGATTGTGGCGAGGGGGCATTATACGGAGCGAGCTGCCGCGGCGGTCACCAGGACCATTGTTGAGGTCGTGCAGCTCTGTCACAAGCATGGAGTGATTCATAGGGACTTGAAGCCCGAGAACTTCTTGTTTGCGAACAAGAAGGAGAATTCGCCTCTAAAGGCCATTGATTTCGGCCTGTCTATATTCTTCAAGCCAg GTGAGAGATTCTCAGAAATTGTTGGAAGTCCATATTACATGGCTCCTGAGGTTCTCAAGCGGAATTATGGGCCAGAAATAGATATATGGAGTGCAGGAGTTATACTCTATATTTTATTGTGTGGGGTTCCCCCTTTTTGGGCGG AGTCTGAACAAGGGGTTGCACAGGCAATTCTTCGTGGACTGATAGATTTCAAACGTGATCCATGGCCCAATATTTCGGAGAGTGCCAAGAGTTTAGTTAGGCAAATGTTGGAGCCAGACCCAAAGCTACGATTGACTGCAAAGCAAGTGCTTG AGCATCCTTGGCTCCAAAATGCTAAGAAAGCTCCAAACATTCCCCTTGGAGATGTTGTCAAGTCAAGGCTTAAGCAGTTTTCAATGATGAACAGATTCAAAAGAAAAGCCCTGAGG GTTATTGCGGATTTCTTTTCCATTGATGAAGTTGAAGACATTAAGGAGATGTTTAAGAAGATAGACACTGATAATGATGGCATTGTGTCAATTGAAGAGTTAAAATCTGGACTTCGAAATTTTGGATCCCAACTTGCCGAGTCTGAAGTTCAATTGCTTATTGAAGCT GTTGATACTAATGGGAAGGGAACCCTGGACTACGGAGAATTTATTGCTGTTTCCCTCCACCTACAGAGAATGGCCAACGATGAACATCTTCACAAGGCATTTTCCTACTTTGACAAAAATAGCAACGGCTACATTGAGCCAGACGAGCTCCGCGATGCACTGATGGAAGATGGGGCAGATGATTGTACAGATGTAGCAAATGACATCTTTCAAGAAGTGGACACAGACAAG GATGGGCTTATCAGCTATGACGAATTTGTCGCCATGATGAAAACTGGGACAGACTGGAGAAAGGCTTCTCGACATTACTCAAGAGGGAGATTCAACAGTCTAAGCATAAAACTGATGAAGGATGGGTCCATAAATTTGGGGAATGAGTGA